The segment ATGCGAATCGCGTTTAATCCATAACTCTTTAAATTTCGCAAAATTATACCTTGTCGCAAAAGAGCGTCGCAAATTTGGGTTGAATTTTGATTTTCGCCAAGCATAAATGTTATGAAATTTGCATAACTTGGCAGGAATTTAATGCCGTTTTTGGTGGCAAATTTTTCAAATTTTTTCATCTGCTGAAAATTATTTTGCAAGGTCTTTTGCACAAATTTATCATCGCCAAGTGCCGCAATCGCCGCTGCTAAGGTCGGCGTGGTGATATTAAATGGCGGGCGCAGTTTATAAAGCGCGCTAATAATTCCACTCTCGCCAATTCCATACCCCACTCTCATGCCCCCAAGCCCATACGCCTTAGAAAATGTCCCAAGATAGAGGGCATTTGTGAAATGCGTGGCTATAAATTTAGGGTCAAGGTGCTTGTTTTTGTCCTTAAATGTGGCAAATTCGTTATAAGCTGCGTCGATGATGACAAGTGTGTCCTTATCCACACTAGCGATAAATTCGTAAATTTTCTCAGCGTCCAAACACTCGCCAAGAGGGTTATTTGGCATACACAAAAATATCGCTTTAATCTCGTTTTTGTGCGCCTCGTAAAGCGATTTTAGCGCCTCTAAATCGTGCGAAATTTCTTTGGTTTTATAAATTTTGCCCTCGCAGTGCCTTGCGTAAATGCCATACATCGCAAAACTTACCCCTGCTTGAAGTATCGCAAAACCCTTGCTAAGCACGCTGTGAAGGGCAAATTCGATGATTTGATCGCTACCTGCGCCGATTATGATATTTTCGCTTTTTACGCCAAATTTCGCCGCTAGCGCGTCTTTTAGCTCAAACATACTATCATCAGGGTAGAGATGAGCACAGGTGGCGCATTTTTTAATGGCTTTTTGCGCTTTTTTGCTAGATCCAAATGGATTTTCGTTGCTAGCTAGTTTTAGCACATCTTTTTTTTTCACGCCAAATTCGCGCACCACTAGCTCGATTGGCTTTCCAGCCTCGTAATTACTCAAATCGTCCAAAAATTTGTTAAATTTCATTATTCATCTCCATTTAAATAGCTTCCAAGCCAAGTTATTTCATGAGCGTGGCGAGTGGCGTTTTCTAGCACTCTAATCACACCCTCATCGTCGATATGCCCCTCAAAATCGATATAAAACACACTTTTGAAATCATGCGATTTAATCGGACGGCTCTCTAATTTAGTCAAATTTATCCCCTCATTGCGAAACATTTGAAGTAACTCCACTAAACCACCCGGTTTATCATCGGTTTTAGCCAAAATGCTGGTTTTGTTGCGATCACTTCTTTGGTTTTTGAAGTCGCTTAGCACGAAAAATCTCGTGCGATTGTTTGCATTATCCTCGATTTTTTCATACATTACAGGCACGCCATACAGCTCGGCTGCGATTTTAGAGCAAATCGCTGCTGAATTTGGATTTTCTAGCGTTGCCTGCGCGGCTTTGGCAGTGGATTTGGTGGCTGTAAATTTAACCCCGCTAAGCCCGTGATCGTCTAAGAATTTCAAGCATTGATTATAGGCTTGTGGGTGAGAGAAAATCTGCGTAATCTCGGCTGTTTGCGTGCAGTTCGTAACCAAAGAGTGGTGGATATCCATATAAATTTCGGCTACGATTTTGACCTCTTGATATTTGCGCAAACAATCAAGCGTCACGCCGACTGCGCCTTCGGTGTTGTTTTCTATGGGCACGACGCCGTATTTGGCCTCTTTGGTGATTAGGGATTTAAACACTGCCTCGATGTTTGAGAGCGGCTCATAGGTGCTAATCGCGCCAAATCTGGCCTTGGCTGCTTGGTGAGTGTATGTGCCAAAAGGCCCTAAAAACGCTACGACTTGCGGTTTTTCTAAATTTCTAGAAACTGAGAAAATTTCAAAAAATATCGCCTCAATCGCCTCTTTGTTTAAATTTTTAAGTTTGACGCCATCAAGCCTAGAAATTATCGCACGCTCCCTTTCTGGGCGATACACGGCGCTTCCTGTGGTTTGCTTCAATTCGCCGATTTTTTTGACATAATCCATACGCAAATCAATCAAACGAATAATCTCATCGTCGATTTTATCAATCCCTACGCGTAAATCTTCTATGCTTTTCATCGCTCTTCCATATATTTTTTTTCGTTTGCAACGAGATCCTCGAAACTCTCTCTGGCTCTGATTAAGCGATCCTTGCCCTCGCTAATAGCCACCTCAGCTGGACGCGGGCGCGTGTTGTAGTTGCTAGACATGCTAAACCCATACGCTCCTGCGCTTTTTATCACCAAAATATCGCCGTGGTCTAAATTTGGCAAATTTACATTTTTGGCTAAAAAATCGCCACTCTCGCAAATCGGCCCTACGATATCACAAAGCGAGCTTTCGCCCTCTTTTTGCACTGCTACGACCTCGTGATAGGCTTGATATAGGCTCGGGCGGATTAGATCGTTCATAGCTCCGTCTGTGATGACAAAGCGTTTGGCGCCGTTGTATTTCTCGTATAAAACGCTAGTGATAAACTCGCCCGCATTTCCTACGATAAACCTGCCCGGCTCGCATGTAATCGTAACATCTAGCCCACTTAAAACAGCCAAAATTCCTTGCGCATAATCATACAAACTAACCTGTTTTTCGTCTTTATAGCGGATTCCAATCCCTCCGCCGATATCGAAAAATTTAATCTCAATCTGCGCTGCAAGCAGTTCGCGCAAAAGATCACTTACGATTTTCGCTGCGTCGTGGATCGGCGAAATATCAGTTAGCTGCGAGCCTATGTGAAAGTGGATTCCAACTGGATTTAAAAATTCAGACTTTTTAGCGTAAAGATACATAGCGCGCGCATTATCAATGCTAACGCCGAATTTGTTTTCGTTAAGTCCAGTAGAAATGTATGGGTGGGTTTTGGCATCGACATTTGGATTTACGCGGATACTAATCCTAGCGGTTTTGCCCAAATTTTGCGCGATTTTTTCTAGGCGATACATTTCGGCTTCGCTCTCTAAATTTATATATAAAATTTCGCTTTTTAACGCCTCTTCTAGCTCGTAATCTTGCTTACCCACGCCTGAATATATGATTTTATACGGATTTGCCCCAGCTAGTAGCGCGCGTCTGACCTCGCCGATACTCACACAATCAAACCCGCTTCCTAGCCTTACTAAATGTTGCAAAATGCTTAAATTTGAATTTGCCTTAATAGCAAAGCAAACTAACGATTTGCGCGCCGCAAATGCACCTTTGAGCAATTCATAATTTTTCGTAATCTCGTCGAAATCATAAACATAAAGTGGAGAGCCGTATTTTGAGACTAAATTTTTGTAATTCATATATTTTCTTTCGGTAAAAAATTTTGCCCATTTTATCAAATTCGGACTTAACGATGCTTAAAAACCAGCC is part of the Campylobacter sp. VBCF_01 NA2 genome and harbors:
- the hisC gene encoding histidinol-phosphate transaminase codes for the protein MKFNKFLDDLSNYEAGKPIELVVREFGVKKKDVLKLASNENPFGSSKKAQKAIKKCATCAHLYPDDSMFELKDALAAKFGVKSENIIIGAGSDQIIEFALHSVLSKGFAILQAGVSFAMYGIYARHCEGKIYKTKEISHDLEALKSLYEAHKNEIKAIFLCMPNNPLGECLDAEKIYEFIASVDKDTLVIIDAAYNEFATFKDKNKHLDPKFIATHFTNALYLGTFSKAYGLGGMRVGYGIGESGIISALYKLRPPFNITTPTLAAAIAALGDDKFVQKTLQNNFQQMKKFEKFATKNGIKFLPSYANFITFMLGENQNSTQICDALLRQGIILRNLKSYGLNAIRITIGLPKQNSRVFKALKELL
- the pheA gene encoding prephenate dehydratase; its protein translation is MKSIEDLRVGIDKIDDEIIRLIDLRMDYVKKIGELKQTTGSAVYRPERERAIISRLDGVKLKNLNKEAIEAIFFEIFSVSRNLEKPQVVAFLGPFGTYTHQAAKARFGAISTYEPLSNIEAVFKSLITKEAKYGVVPIENNTEGAVGVTLDCLRKYQEVKIVAEIYMDIHHSLVTNCTQTAEITQIFSHPQAYNQCLKFLDDHGLSGVKFTATKSTAKAAQATLENPNSAAICSKIAAELYGVPVMYEKIEDNANNRTRFFVLSDFKNQRSDRNKTSILAKTDDKPGGLVELLQMFRNEGINLTKLESRPIKSHDFKSVFYIDFEGHIDDEGVIRVLENATRHAHEITWLGSYLNGDE
- the lysA gene encoding diaminopimelate decarboxylase, translated to MNYKNLVSKYGSPLYVYDFDEITKNYELLKGAFAARKSLVCFAIKANSNLSILQHLVRLGSGFDCVSIGEVRRALLAGANPYKIIYSGVGKQDYELEEALKSEILYINLESEAEMYRLEKIAQNLGKTARISIRVNPNVDAKTHPYISTGLNENKFGVSIDNARAMYLYAKKSEFLNPVGIHFHIGSQLTDISPIHDAAKIVSDLLRELLAAQIEIKFFDIGGGIGIRYKDEKQVSLYDYAQGILAVLSGLDVTITCEPGRFIVGNAGEFITSVLYEKYNGAKRFVITDGAMNDLIRPSLYQAYHEVVAVQKEGESSLCDIVGPICESGDFLAKNVNLPNLDHGDILVIKSAGAYGFSMSSNYNTRPRPAEVAISEGKDRLIRARESFEDLVANEKKYMEER